The Nitrospirota bacterium DNA segment GCCAGCACCCGGAGGTCCCTGCCGTTTATCTTGTCCTGGAGGAAGGGAAAGCTTACCCCGCCGAGGTTGCTCCCGCCGCCGCAGCAGCCGATGACCACGTCGGGGTAATCCCCCGCCATCTCCATCTGCTTCTTGGCCTCCAGGCCGATGACCGTCTGGTGCAGGAGCACGTGGTTCAGGACCGAGCCCAGGGAGTAGTTCGTATCCTCGTGCGTGGCGGCGTCCTCCACGGCCTCGCTGATGGCGATGCCCAGGCTTCCCGGGCTTTCCGGGTCCTGGGAGAGAATCTTTCTGCCCGCCTCGGTGAGGTTTGAGGGGCTCGGGTGCACCGTGGCCCCCCATGTCTCCATGGATATGCGGCGGTAGGGCTTCTGGTCGAAGCTCACCCTCACCATGTAGACCGTCACCTCCAGGCCGAAGAGGCTTCCCGCGAGCGAGAGGGCCGCCCCCCACTGCCCGGCGCCCGTTTCGGTGGCGATGCGCCGTGTGCCGGCCTGCTTGTTGTAATAGGCCTGGGGGATGGAGGTGTTGGGCTTGTGGCTTCCCGCGGGGCTTACCCCTTCGTACTTGTAATAGATGCGGGCGGGGCTCTTCAGGGCCGCCTCCAGGCGGTGGGCGCGGAACAGGGGCGAGGGGCGCCAGAGCGTGTATATGTCAAGCACCTCCTCGGGGATGTCTATCCATCGCTGGGTGCTCACCTCCTGCTCGATGAGGGCCATGGGGAAGATGGGCGAGAGGTC contains these protein-coding regions:
- a CDS encoding TrpB-like pyridoxal phosphate-dependent enzyme — translated: MRETKIVLSDRDIPRQWYNIAADMPNPMKPPLHPGTRQPAGPEDLSPIFPMALIEQEVSTQRWIDIPEEVLDIYTLWRPSPLFRAHRLEAALKSPARIYYKYEGVSPAGSHKPNTSIPQAYYNKQAGTRRIATETGAGQWGAALSLAGSLFGLEVTVYMVRVSFDQKPYRRISMETWGATVHPSPSNLTEAGRKILSQDPESPGSLGIAISEAVEDAATHEDTNYSLGSVLNHVLLHQTVIGLEAKKQMEMAGDYPDVVIGCCGGGSNLGGVSFPFLQDKINGRDLRVLAVEPLSCPTLTKGEFRYDFGDTVGLTPLLMMYTLGHDFVPPGIHAGGLRYHADAPLLCQLLSDGLIEAVAHGQTGVFEAALTFARTEGIIPAPESAHAILGAIEEAKRAKEEGKEKVILFNLSGHGYLDLSAYQDYLEGKLVDYAYPEEKIKEALAKLPSL